In a genomic window of Rhododendron vialii isolate Sample 1 chromosome 12a, ASM3025357v1:
- the LOC131310295 gene encoding probable serine/threonine-protein kinase PBL28 isoform X2: protein MSSNYVISTGPILNWKKKYIIMPFGLVSAWNKRRRSKSEDLGDPWKYKPAEYWQLKDQNPPSKRHHGSSVFTLKEMEEATNSFAEGNLIGKGGFGRVYKGTLRSGEVVAIKKMELPPFKAAEGEREFRVEVDILSRLDHPNLVSLIGYCADGKHRFLVYEYMHRGNLQDHLNGIGEVKMEWPMRLRVAIGAAKGLAYLHSSSAVGIPIVHRDFKSTNILLNTNFEAKISDFGLAKLMPEGQETYMTARVLGTFGYFDPEYTATGKLTLQSDVYAFGVVLLELLTGRRAVDLNQGPSDQNLVYQVRNILNDRKKLRKVIDPEMSRSTYTMESIAMVANLASRCVRAESSERPSMEDCVKELQLILCTNSKGLGMAMHTFRMV from the exons ATGTCCAGCAATTACGTTATCTCTACCGGACCGA TTCTCAATTGGAAGAAGAAGTATATTATCATGCCTTTCGGATTGGTCTCCGCGTGGAACAAGCGCAGGAGGAGCAAATCCGAGGATCTTGGCGACCCCT GGAAATATAAACCTGCAGAGTATTGGCAACTCAAGGATCAAAACCCGCCTTCAAAAAGACACCATGGATCATCAGTTTTTACGCTCAAGGAAATGGAGGAAGCGACAAACTCTTTCGCCGAGGGGAATTTGATTGGGAAAGGAGGATTTGGCCGCGTTTACAAAGGCACTCTGCGGTCTGGAGAG GTTGTTGCAATCAAGAAAATGGAGCTACCGCCATTTAAAGCAGCAGAAGGGGAGCGCGAGTTTCGGGTGGAAGTCGACATCTTGAGTAGATTGGACCATCCTAATCTGGTTTCCCTTATTGGGTATTGTGCTGATGGGAAGCACAGGTTTCTAGTTTATGAATACATGCACAGGGGAAACTTGCAAGATCATTTAAACG GAATTGGAGAAGTGAAGATGGAATGGCCTATGAGGCTCAGAGTGGCAATTGGAGCAGCAAAAGGACTTGCTTATCTCCATTCAAGCTCTGCCGTTGGGATTCCTATTGTCCATAGAGACTTCAAATCCACCAACATCCTATTGAACACCAACTTTGAAGCCAAG ATATCAGATTTTGGGCTCGCTAAGTTAATGCCAGAGGGACAGGAAACTTATATGACTGCTAGAGTTCTCGGTACTTTTGGCTATTTTGATCCTGAGTATACAGCG ACAGGGAAACTCACCTTGCAAAGTGATGTGTATGCATTTGGAGTTGTTCTGCTTGAGCTTTTGACTGGACGGAGAGCTGTGGACCTGAACCAAGGACCCAGTGATCAAAACCTTGTATACCAA GTAAGGAATATATTGAACGACAGGAAGAAGCTGCGGAAGGTGATCGATCCGGAGATGAGCAGAAGTACGTACACGATGGAGTCCATAGCCATGGTCGCGAACTTGGCATCGCGGTGTGTCCGTGCTGAAAGTAGTGAGAGACCCTCAATGGAGGATTGTGTAAAAGAACTCCAACTCATTCTGTGTACAAATTCAAAA GGCTTGGGAATGGCCATGCATACATTCAGAATGGTGTAA
- the LOC131310295 gene encoding probable serine/threonine-protein kinase PBL28 isoform X1, with product MSSNYVISTGPILNWKKKYIIMPFGLVSAWNKRRRSKSEDLGDPWKYKPAEYWQLKDQNPPSKRHHGSSVFTLKEMEEATNSFAEGNLIGKGGFGRVYKGTLRSGEVVAIKKMELPPFKAAEGEREFRVEVDILSRLDHPNLVSLIGYCADGKHRFLVYEYMHRGNLQDHLNGIGEVKMEWPMRLRVAIGAAKGLAYLHSSSAVGIPIVHRDFKSTNILLNTNFEAKISDFGLAKLMPEGQETYMTARVLGTFGYFDPEYTATGKLTLQSDVYAFGVVLLELLTGRRAVDLNQGPSDQNLVYQVRNILNDRKKLRKVIDPEMSRSTYTMESIAMVANLASRCVRAESSERPSMEDCVKELQLILCTNSKGLGMAMHTLRMV from the exons ATGTCCAGCAATTACGTTATCTCTACCGGACCGA TTCTCAATTGGAAGAAGAAGTATATTATCATGCCTTTCGGATTGGTCTCCGCGTGGAACAAGCGCAGGAGGAGCAAATCCGAGGATCTTGGCGACCCCT GGAAATATAAACCTGCAGAGTATTGGCAACTCAAGGATCAAAACCCGCCTTCAAAAAGACACCATGGATCATCAGTTTTTACGCTCAAGGAAATGGAGGAAGCGACAAACTCTTTCGCCGAGGGGAATTTGATTGGGAAAGGAGGATTTGGCCGCGTTTACAAAGGCACTCTGCGGTCTGGAGAG GTTGTTGCAATCAAGAAAATGGAGCTACCGCCATTTAAAGCAGCAGAAGGGGAGCGCGAGTTTCGGGTGGAAGTCGACATCTTGAGTAGATTGGACCATCCTAATCTGGTTTCCCTTATTGGGTATTGTGCTGATGGGAAGCACAGGTTTCTAGTTTATGAATACATGCACAGGGGAAACTTGCAAGATCATTTAAACG GAATTGGAGAAGTGAAGATGGAATGGCCTATGAGGCTCAGAGTGGCAATTGGAGCAGCAAAAGGACTTGCTTATCTCCATTCAAGCTCTGCCGTTGGGATTCCTATTGTCCATAGAGACTTCAAATCCACCAACATCCTATTGAACACCAACTTTGAAGCCAAG ATATCAGATTTTGGGCTCGCTAAGTTAATGCCAGAGGGACAGGAAACTTATATGACTGCTAGAGTTCTCGGTACTTTTGGCTATTTTGATCCTGAGTATACAGCG ACAGGGAAACTCACCTTGCAAAGTGATGTGTATGCATTTGGAGTTGTTCTGCTTGAGCTTTTGACTGGACGGAGAGCTGTGGACCTGAACCAAGGACCCAGTGATCAAAACCTTGTATACCAA GTAAGGAATATATTGAACGACAGGAAGAAGCTGCGGAAGGTGATCGATCCGGAGATGAGCAGAAGTACGTACACGATGGAGTCCATAGCCATGGTCGCGAACTTGGCATCGCGGTGTGTCCGTGCTGAAAGTAGTGAGAGACCCTCAATGGAGGATTGTGTAAAAGAACTCCAACTCATTCTGTGTACAAATTCAAAAGGCTTGGGAATGGCCATGCATACACTCAGAATGGTGTAG
- the LOC131310295 gene encoding probable serine/threonine-protein kinase PBL28 isoform X3, with product MPFGLVSAWNKRRRSKSEDLGDPWKYKPAEYWQLKDQNPPSKRHHGSSVFTLKEMEEATNSFAEGNLIGKGGFGRVYKGTLRSGEVVAIKKMELPPFKAAEGEREFRVEVDILSRLDHPNLVSLIGYCADGKHRFLVYEYMHRGNLQDHLNGIGEVKMEWPMRLRVAIGAAKGLAYLHSSSAVGIPIVHRDFKSTNILLNTNFEAKISDFGLAKLMPEGQETYMTARVLGTFGYFDPEYTATGKLTLQSDVYAFGVVLLELLTGRRAVDLNQGPSDQNLVYQVRNILNDRKKLRKVIDPEMSRSTYTMESIAMVANLASRCVRAESSERPSMEDCVKELQLILCTNSKGLGMAMHTLRMV from the exons ATGCCTTTCGGATTGGTCTCCGCGTGGAACAAGCGCAGGAGGAGCAAATCCGAGGATCTTGGCGACCCCT GGAAATATAAACCTGCAGAGTATTGGCAACTCAAGGATCAAAACCCGCCTTCAAAAAGACACCATGGATCATCAGTTTTTACGCTCAAGGAAATGGAGGAAGCGACAAACTCTTTCGCCGAGGGGAATTTGATTGGGAAAGGAGGATTTGGCCGCGTTTACAAAGGCACTCTGCGGTCTGGAGAG GTTGTTGCAATCAAGAAAATGGAGCTACCGCCATTTAAAGCAGCAGAAGGGGAGCGCGAGTTTCGGGTGGAAGTCGACATCTTGAGTAGATTGGACCATCCTAATCTGGTTTCCCTTATTGGGTATTGTGCTGATGGGAAGCACAGGTTTCTAGTTTATGAATACATGCACAGGGGAAACTTGCAAGATCATTTAAACG GAATTGGAGAAGTGAAGATGGAATGGCCTATGAGGCTCAGAGTGGCAATTGGAGCAGCAAAAGGACTTGCTTATCTCCATTCAAGCTCTGCCGTTGGGATTCCTATTGTCCATAGAGACTTCAAATCCACCAACATCCTATTGAACACCAACTTTGAAGCCAAG ATATCAGATTTTGGGCTCGCTAAGTTAATGCCAGAGGGACAGGAAACTTATATGACTGCTAGAGTTCTCGGTACTTTTGGCTATTTTGATCCTGAGTATACAGCG ACAGGGAAACTCACCTTGCAAAGTGATGTGTATGCATTTGGAGTTGTTCTGCTTGAGCTTTTGACTGGACGGAGAGCTGTGGACCTGAACCAAGGACCCAGTGATCAAAACCTTGTATACCAA GTAAGGAATATATTGAACGACAGGAAGAAGCTGCGGAAGGTGATCGATCCGGAGATGAGCAGAAGTACGTACACGATGGAGTCCATAGCCATGGTCGCGAACTTGGCATCGCGGTGTGTCCGTGCTGAAAGTAGTGAGAGACCCTCAATGGAGGATTGTGTAAAAGAACTCCAACTCATTCTGTGTACAAATTCAAAAGGCTTGGGAATGGCCATGCATACACTCAGAATGGTGTAG